The following proteins come from a genomic window of Meleagris gallopavo isolate NT-WF06-2002-E0010 breed Aviagen turkey brand Nicholas breeding stock chromosome Z, Turkey_5.1, whole genome shotgun sequence:
- the SAXO1 gene encoding stabilizer of axonemal microtubules 1: MRPVSPVPLQSVPSLKTCVCQLCSCGCHRCPHLLTKPFDKSEKACALSEYMEKYPLYPSTLPRDSFKPKAEYETAKTSMEGTSVTKRDYVAHEVLPQKLKEPEKHVKSDERMDLTTVYKQDYNFYPICQVPPCLPCETREISSAKMNTKSTYKDDYMLWDEPKTELIRPDHGYHPSEAKFDHRTVVQDEYFFRGPVATQSFKPLNLIQKSKAPFENMTDYRVNYVLRPLEKRYVHQYEKYKPSEVPFSGLTTNKISYKGLAGTPAKLAKPFQPKLFHDPFFSSTEFQEKYKPWPQPPIFTKEPVEYVPPVEKMDLHTTTQLHYKHLNGKPAKVCLPLAQHNISTEPFNSSSTMKEDYKPWMCKRVKPITHAPELTFPAKPMDCLTTFRTHYLPQPLMLTKSYKPPWPGPRPHIPLDAKTIYATSYTPKGVVKCLASYKNPPGYIFEGTNADGHKFYVPVSEEECLQGCH, from the exons ATGTCACCGTTGTCCACATCTGCTCACCAAGCCCTTTGACAAGAGTGAGAAGGCATGCGCACTGTCAGAGTACATGGAGAAATACCCACTTTATCCCAGCACTCTTCCCAGAGACTCTTTCAAGCCAAAAGCAGAATATGAGACGGCAAAGACATCCATGGAAGGCACTTCAGTGACAAA GAGAGATTATGTAGCTCATGAAGTGTTGCCACAGAAACTTAAAGAACCTGAAAAGCATGTCAAGAGTGATGAGAGAATGGATTTGACCACTGTTTATAAACAAGACTATAACTTCTACCCTATCTGTCAAGTACCTCCTTGCCTCCCCTGTGAGACAAGAGAAATTTCCAGTGCCAAGATGAACACAAAATCCACTTATAAGG ATGACTATATGCTGTGGGATGAACCAAAGACAGAGCTGATCAGACCAGATCATGGGTATCACCCATCAGAAGCAAAATTTGACCACAGAACTGTTGTTCAAGATGAGTATTTCTTCAGGGGACCTGTTGCAACTCAAAGCTTCAAACCTCTGAATTTGATTCAGAAGAGCAAGGCTCCCTTTGAGAATATGACAGATTATAGAGTGAATTACGTGCTACGTCCTCTGGAGAAACGTTACGTCCATCAATATGAGAAATACAAGCCCAGTGAGGTCCCATTTAGTGGCCTCACTACTAACAAAATTTCTTACAAGGGGCTGGCTGGTACACCAGCCAAATTGGCAAAACCATTCCAGCCAAAGTTATTCCATgatccatttttctcttcaactgagtttcaggaaaaatacaaaCCCTGGCCACAGCCTCCTATATTTACCAAAGAACCTGTTGAATATGTTCCTCCTGTGGAGAAAATGGACCTTCATACCACTACTCAGTTACACTACAAGCATCTAAATGGCAAGCCAGCCAAGGTGTGTCTACCATTGGCCCAGCATAATATAAGTACAGAACCATTTAACAGCTCTTCGACAATGAAAGAAGACTATAAACCCTGGATGTGCAAGAGAGTAAAGCCTATCACTCATGCTCCTGAGCTGACTTTCCCAGCCAAACCAATGGACTGCTTGACTACCTTTCGGACCCATTATCTGCCTCAACCGCTCATGCTTACAAAAAGCTATAAACCTCCCTGGCCAGGCCCTAGGCCTCACATTCCACTAGATGCAAAAACCATCTATGCTACCAGCTACACACCAAAGGGTGTTGTTAAATGTTTAGCCTCTTACAAAAATCCACCTGGATATATCTTTGAGGGAACCAATGCTGATGGTCACAAATTTTATGTCCCtgtttctgaagaagaatgTCTACAAGGTTGCCACTGA